One Vanessa atalanta chromosome 8, ilVanAtal1.2, whole genome shotgun sequence genomic window carries:
- the LOC125065696 gene encoding prostaglandin reductase 1-like, protein MVKARKYVVEKYFDGIPKISDYRIVEYELPSLRNGEILLKAEWISIDPYIRAYNRMNKVPYDQFSFQIGIVQESLDPNYPVGTRVVTHKGWCDYTIVSDKKAPVKDIPNDILYKLQDLKGLSPSLGIGALGMPGATAYLAFLEICKPKKGETVVVTGAAGAVGSIVGQIAKIKGCKVIGFAGSDNKVNWLEKELGFDKALNYKTVDVQTALKSAAPNGIDCYFDNVGGEISSTIMAQMNKKGRVAVCGSISSYNADPSQMPKATIIQLPVILNELKIEGFIIWEWFDRWFEAFDQLTAWIRNGQLKTPEHVTDGFDNLFEAFIGMMSGDNFGKAVVKV, encoded by the coding sequence atggTCAAAGCACGAAAATACGTCGTGGAAAAGTACTTCGATGGAATCCCTAAAATTTCTGACTACAGGATAGTGGAATACGAACTGCCTTCGTTAAGGAATGGTGAGATTTTGCTCAAAGCCGAATGGATCAGCATCGACCCATATATACGAGCATACAATCGGATGAATAAGGTACCTTACGATCAATTTAGTTTCCAAATCGGAATAGTTCAAGAATCGTTGGACCCAAACTATCCGGTAGGGACTAGAGTTGTCACGCATAAAGGTTGGTGTGATTATACTATTGTGAGTGATAAGAAAGCGCCAGTAAAAGATATACCTAatgatattctttataaattacaagattTAAAAGGACTCTCTCCTTCATTGGGTATTGGTGCTCTTGGAATGCCTGGAGCGACGGCATATTTGGCGTTCCTTGAAATTTGCAAGCCTAAAAAAGGTGAAACTGTAGTAGTGACTGGTGCTGCCGGTGCTGTAGGCTCGATAGTAGGACAGATCGCTAAAATCAAAGGCTGCAAAGTAATAGGCTTTGCTGGCTCTGATAATAAAGTGAATTGGTTGGAGAAGGAACTTGGATTCGATAaagctttaaattataaaactgtcGATGTACAAACTGCACTTAAATCAGCAGCTCCTAACGGTATAGACTGTTATTTCGATAATGTAGGTGGTGAAATAAGCAGCACAATTATGGCTCAAATGAATAAAAAGGGAAGAGTTGCCGTTTGTGGCAGCATCAGCTCATATAACGCAGATCCGTCACAAATGCCTAAAGCAACGATTATACAACTACCTGTAATTTTAAATGAGCTTAAAATTGAAGGATTTATTATTTGGGAATGGTTTGATCGTTGGTTTGAAGCATTTGACCAATTAACTGCATGGATAAGAAACGGACAGTTGAAAACTCCAGAACATGTAACAGATGGTTTCGATAATCTGTTCGAAGCATTTATAGGAATGATGTCTGGAGATAACTTTGGTAAAGCCGTGGTGAaggtttaa
- the LOC125065872 gene encoding uncharacterized protein LOC125065872, whose translation MATGDSPTEPKQIIYSRFRVPVIGALIDYINTSLQYMRCKSFDRVETLNVKKSGTKLSATFLALVCLLLGLVCNVKFEVVTFDEEPLTNDLHFVLMSKDDKLYIDDIDVSRVMLCIEASDTLVLLISSLLIWNSSNVRSPLSEYLFLPWLGATLRGFFLRQAPTVGALLYVVAVVDGNVNSLFLTAFSFLFLLEARLWLEIARMVCIRWERRDNLDLSRNIQYEVETLWSNEDVQSVEVGNYVY comes from the exons ATGGCTACTGGAGATTCACCCACCGAACCAAagcaaattatatattctagATTTAGGGTACCTGTTATAGGTGCTCTGATAGATTACATAAATACAAGTCTACAATACATGAGGTGTAAATCGTTTGATAGAGTCGAGACACTCAATGTCAAAAAATCTGGAACAAAACTTTCGGCTACATTTCTGGCACTAGTATGTCTCTTATTGGGTTTGGTTTGCAACGTGAAATTCGAAGTAGTGACTTTCGATGAAGAACCTTTGACAAATGACTTGCATTTTGTCTTGATGAGTAAAGACGATAAACTTTATATTGATGATATAGATGTTTCTA GAGTGATGCTGTGTATTGAAGCATCCGATACTCTTGTCTTACTAATCAGTTCGCTCCTCATATGGAATTCATCTAACGTG CGTTCTCCACTTAGTGAGTATCTATTTTTACCATGGTTGGGAGCGACTCTACGTGGTTTCTTTCTGCGTCAAGCGCCAACTGTCGGAGCATTATTATATGTTGTGGCGGTTGTTGATGGCAACGTTAATTCATTATTTCTGACAgcgttttcttttctttttt TGTTAGAAGCACGTCTCTGGCTTGAAATTGCTCGGATGGTCTGCATACGATGGGAGAGGCGTGATAACCTTGACTTGTCCCGGAACATACAATACGAAGTGGAGACACTATGGAGTAACGAAGATGTACAGAGTGTCGAAGTTGGGAATTATGTGTATTGA